The Rhinoraja longicauda isolate Sanriku21f chromosome 28, sRhiLon1.1, whole genome shotgun sequence DNA segment caagagttttaatatatagatttcaATGAGAATACAGAAGGcatgatttgtaagtttgcacAAACTTAAGTGAGTCGTATCATCAATAGCAAAGCTAGTTATTAAAAATTACTGCAAgaccttgatcagttgggcaagtgggctgagcaaTCAAtaatgcaggtagacacaaaatgctggagtaactcagcgcgacaggcagcatctctggagagaagggatgggtgacatttcgagttgagacccttcagaataATGGATAATGCAGTAAATAAGTGTGATGCATTACATTTTGTGAAgacaaatcagggcaggacattcacagtgaattgCAGGGCCCTGCAGATTATTGTACAGCAGAgatatctaggagtgcaggtgcatagtatcttgaaagtggcatcacagatagatagggtggtcaagaacttggtgggccgaaaaggcctgttttcggctgTAAAAAAATGatatgaagaaggcttttggtgcatTGACCTTTATCAGTCAtggtattgagtataggagttgggatgttacgttacagttgtacaagacgttgttgaggccacatttggagcattgtgcttaggtttagtcaccctgctacaggatggATGTTGTTAAGTGGGAAGGACTGTAGagaatgtttttaatgttttctttagtttaaagtgcagcatggaaacaggccctttggcccacggggtCCAtaatgaccatcgatcatccattaccacttgttcaatgttatctcactttctcattgaCTCCCTTCACAGTACAGCGGATTGTtttacagaaacaaattaacctaaaatgcacaagtctttgggatttgCACcatgagaaaacccatatggtcatagggaaaacgtgcaaactccccacagacagcacccaaggtctaggtcaaacccaggtctctggcggtgtaaggcctGAGGAGTGGAATCGGGAGTCCTTTAACCATCCCTAAGGGGAGCGACCAGCTGCGCAGCTTGGTGTCAATAGAAATACGGGCAGCTGGAACTTAGCATACATTACCATGCGCACATGTCGGTGGCAGATTCTTGATAGCTACTGGCCTGTGTGTAACAGTTTTGGCCGGACCAGAGTAACTAGCTGCCCGAGGCTAATAAAGCTGACATAGGCTGGCCGTTAGTAAAGAAGGTGCATATTTGGGTTGAGGGGAGGCCTCGGTCTATAGACATGGGCTTGTCCTCGAGTTCTGGTCATGAGGGGTGCTCATGCCATTCCTTCCTGCCTGCTGGCTCAGTCAGTCaggtccccacctccctccagtgTTAAGAGGGGCTTTTGCCCATGCAGGGATCCCGTGCCATGGATCGTATGGCTTCAGCTTGTTCAGCCTAATCCATATTCTCCGCATAAGTTTGGGTGGGCTGCTGTACCACTGCACAGTGGTCCTCAGCTGGCAGGCTCCTTAGATAATGTTCCATTACCACGCGATTCACAACTTCCTCCGAGGCATGTCGGTTGGGCAGGAGCCAGCGAGTGGCAAGCCTCTTTAGTTGGGCCAGCTCCGCTTGGAGAGATTTGTTGAGGTGGTTCACCCAGTCATGGAATTGCTGTGTCGCACCCACAAGGGAGATGCCAAGGCAGTGTAATACCTCCATCTTGATGGCATCGTACTCTACAGCCACTGCCTAGGGTGACAAAATGAAAAGCCTGTTGGGCCTCACCATCCAGGTATGGAGCCAAGTTGTGCATCCACTCTGACGCTCCTATCCTCTCTCTCAGGAGTCAGTTCAAATGCTTCTACACAGTCCTGCTTGGCCAGTTTGGCGAGAAGCCCTTGAGCTGTAGTTATGCTTCCACGTGCATCCCTGGGCTGTGTGCATTCACTGGCAGGAAACAGCAGTGATTCTGTTCCCCAAGCAAAGGTATGGGTCAGCTCTTGGGTTGCCTGCTGTAGTTTCAAGCCAAGCCAAGTTCGATGCTGACCTCAAATAAGTGCCAGATCGGTCTCCCCATTGTGTGTGGACGCAATGGTCTCATACACATTTTCTCCACTAGTGTAGGGTCGGCAATGACACCGGAACAGCATTGAGCACACTGGCACACACAGTAAGGTGAACCTACCCAATGGGCTTTATTTCCAACAACAAACAAGAGCAAGTAGAATCATCCCAGCAGCTttgtctcttcctctcttccctctctccaccacaaacccctctctcccccacagaaTGATGCACTTCCAGGATTTTGCCTTAGTACTATGTTCAACTGTTCAATGTTTTaaaggtactttattgtcacgtgtacctaggtgcaGCGACATTCCTtatttgcacacagttcagtagAAATCTAAGTTTTAACTTGGCCTTAAAGGTCCGTTGTCCAGGCGACGATACTGGGTTGGAGTTGTCATGCAGGCTGCGTCCGATCTGACCTCTCGGAACGGCATCTGATACAGTTGCCCTTTCGCTTTTCCTGgactattgtactcgagtttggcttAATTGTTTTTTATCaaaagtattatctgatttgattggatagcatgcaaaacaaagcttttaactgtaccttggtatatgtgtcaataataaatcaaaacctAAACCAAAATCCAGAATCTAACCAGCATTGAAAATGTAGTTGAGTAACTAACACAAAGTCGACAGGCAAAACATTTCTGCCGTGCTATTTGTAATgcattttgttgttgtttttgcaaAACAAAAGAAGTGTTTCTTTTGGCACCGATTTTTCTCACAGCCATTCTCTTCACTTATGAGACAATTTGGATTTCAATATCTCGAGGCTCGCCAAAGATTTATTGCAGGTTTGCAATTCAGAATAATGTATTAGAACGCGGCGCGGAAGTTTAAAGATATTCCATTAAAGTTTAtaggtctgagttactccagctttccgtttttttcttcagtttaaaaTGTAATTTGTATATCAAATGACACACTAACGGTTGAAAAGAGACCATAGCTCCTGCTGTGATTGGTGCATCTGAACAAGGATTAATCAATAGCAATCGGCGACTTCCCATCCTTCATTTGCATACCACTGTTTCTATATCAGAGAGGCGACGGGGTGGTACTGACATGAAACTTCAtcggtaggaaaaaaaactgcatatgctggtttaaatcgaaggtagacacaaaatgctggagtaactcagcgggccaggcagcatctctggagagaagaatgggtgacgtttcgggtcgagacctttcttcagtctgacgacccgaaacgtcaaccatcccttctctccagagatgctgcctgactcgctaagttactccagcattttgtgtctacctttgatactTTGTTATGGCGATTACTGTTTCTGTTTCCACAAGTACCTCGCTGGAGAAAGTCCGGCAGCGCCCAGAAAGAAATAATCAACGCTTCAAGTCAAGCCCCTTCTTCGACTTGTCAATCCGTAATATCAGAATGCAATCAATAGAATATAAATCTTGTCCCTGGTAACGACAATCATGTCGTTGCACTCTGCATATTTTGGAATTGTCGTCATGCCAAACGTTATTTCGTGGTGATGCTCCGTTTCCATACTGTTTACCACCTTTATTTAATTTGCATTTAATAAACCGGCCTAGCTCTACCAGATCAGGCTGAAGCTGTGACACGGAAGGCGCGGTTGGCTtcactgcctcctcctcctcccttggTTTCCCTGACTGCCCTTTCTCACAATGCTCGGAAGACCATCAATCGTATCCCTTTCCATCTTTAGCAATGGTGTAAACAGCTTCTGGTGTCAAagctgtctttaaaaaaaaatcttgcagaAATATTGTGGCCCTGAAAAAAAGCATAGCTTTCTAATTTTTAATTCCCCTGCAATTGTTTTTGGTTCAGTGGTGTTTTCTGCATTTTTAACTCTTAATAATTTTGCTGGGGTTTTTTCTGTTGACATTCTGTTCCCGCTTCTTGGCCGTATTATTTCTTTTTTCGCTTCGGTTTGGCTCCCTTAGCGTCGCTTTAATTCACAGATTTATTCTACTGTGGTTCTACCTCTTTCTGAGTTTGAAGGAGTCCGTGCCACTTTTGCCACCTTTTGTCTGCACCAACGAGGCGGAACTCACCAAGCTTTTGACCAGGACTCGTCGACGTTCGTGTTTCCGGGGGAATTTTCACCCTCGGGCACCATGGTCAtattctctgactctatgaatgaTGTTTTAGCAGACAAACTATgatttgtgttttttaaatttaataacaTTCAAAATTATACATTTTTCAGAATATTGGTATATCATATCACGCCTGTACCTGAAATCGGTAAggtctgcaggaggatgaggggtaatcatcgcaggaggatgagaggtgatctaaccgtaagaggatgagaggtgatcttatcgcaGGAGGAGGGATGATCCTATAGATATGTacgaaatcatgacaggaatagatcgggtaaacacacagaataTCTTCCCAAagtggggaaatcgagaaccaggatTAAGGGGAcaggaggaagatttaatagcaattgaaggtgtaacttttttttacacaaaagattGTAGGTATATAGTACGAGCTGCCGAGTAGGTACTgtcgcaacctttaagaaacatttagataggtacatggataggataggtttagagggatatggggcaaatgtagGCAGGCGGGacctgttggccgatgtgggcaagttgagccgagggacctgtttccatgctgtatgactctaagttgGTTTCTGCGTAGAGCTCtggtcactctgctataggaTGGATGCAATTCGACTGGAAACGGTGGAAGCGGGAATTGCAAGAATGTTTCCAGGCCTGGAGGGCTTGAGGTATAAGGAGAGGCtcgatttttttcccccctgcaGCACAGGAATCTGTCTATATCATCATGAATAGTCCATCTTTTTCCCaggtaggagagtctaaaactagagggctttAGTttatggagagggggggggggcttaaaAGACACTTGATGGCAACTTTTACCAAGATGCTGGtgtgtatgtggaatgagctgcctcaaGAAGAGTGgaagtgggtacaattacagcatttaTAAGATATTTGGAGGATTTTCGGGCGAATATTCACCATTGGGCACCATACTTTGTTTCGCCCGAGGATGAAGCGGTTTAATCGCAAGTAAACatatttgcaaaaaaaaactgcaattATGTAGACTACCTCTGCTAGTCAGATGTTATACACAGGAAACAAACACATTCATACTGCAATTTGAGAGTAAACGTAATTACATTTTTGTGTTTTTCATTAAAGATTAACATTTTGTGCTCTTCGTTCCTCCGTGGAGATTGATGGAACGTCATAAAATTATTTTAGCTTTTTGATGAAATATTTAGTGGATCTGAAAAGAGCCGTTCTCTGTAAATGATCTGCCTTCACTCAGGTTGCCCCGGTTTGAGTCTTCACCTCCAAACTGAACGTTTTTTTTCTAAACTCTCCCGCTACGTTTATTTTTTTCGGTTTATTCAAATACACCCCTTTCCCTTCAAGGGAATTGGTTGGTATATTTGCGCGTAACACgtcgcaggaggaactcagcggtgtgGAGCAGCGACGTTTGGAATCAGAGCCTTCTTCAAAATACTAGCCTAGTCAATTTTAAAGAGATTTTTGAGCCAAAGTGTAAGAGATTCAAGAAATATTTTCCGTGACACTCGGCTGTTTAAAGAAAAATCTAGTTGTTTATTGGCTCTGAAAAGAGCAGTTGTGTTCATGGATAGATTACAGCACCTTTACATCAGCCGGTCGTTTGGGTACATTCGCCGGCGGCCGTCCCTGTCTAGATTTTTTCGACGTTTTGCTGCCTCGGGTCACATTCGATATTTTAGCTTTGGTGGATTTGGTCTTGGGATGCCTGCTGCGGGCTTGGGGCTTCGATCGGCCGACGAGCCTCTGGGGCCGGCGGTGACTCTGCAGCACCCTCCTGCGCTTGACCGCCCCCTTATGTTTCCCGGCCTGGCGACTCTTGATCCGCCCCGAATTCGCGGAAGGCGCTGGGGTGAGTTTGGCGGCCGATTGCTTCTTGGCCGCTTCTTCCTTCGACGATCCTTTCCCCGCGTCCGGCGACGTAGCCTGGCCGCTCTTGGAGCGATTAAAGCGGAAAGATCCCTGAGCGCCGGTGCCGCTGGTCTGCACCAACgaacccttcttcaccagctgccgcACCGTCCGGTTGACGCGGGTGTTGTTGcgactcacgttgtagcccctggccgaCAGCGTTTTCTTCAGGGCGGCCAGCGAGATGCCGCGCCGTCGCTTGGTGGCTGCCGCCACCGACAGGACGCGCTCggtcaccgtggggctccctcTCCTCTTGCGGCGCTGCGGCGCCCGCTGACGCTTCTTTCCGTCGACCGTCGCTTTGTCCACTCCGCCGCTCCCTCCCCCAACACCGACTCCTCCCCCCCCGGAGTTGCCGACATCTTCCATCTCGTGGTTCTCAGCCATGGCGAGCCGACCGGGAATCGCTctctcacacctccctccttctcactcgCCTTCCCAGCGTCGCGCTGAAAGTGGCCGAAACGGGAAGAACAGCGAGGCCGGGCATCGCTTTAATATCTGGGAGGCGGACGGGAAGGGGAGAAGCTGGCTGCACCTCGCCATGCTCCCGTTGTTAAATTTGTGTTTCTCACTTTTATTAAACCCTGGGATACCGGCACAAAAACACCCGCCCCGTCCCTCTAGACCTAGTAAGTCCCGACCTAACGACATCAAATCATCCAAATCCCTCGGCGTTGCCATTTCGGGCTTGATTGAATTTGCCTGAATTCCCATCAAGTTTGAAAAACATTCCAACACGTTGGTGTTTTACTCCATCCTCTTTTGAAAAGACGAATAATACTCCAGCCTCTGGCGGAATTTAAATGTTTCCTTCAAAGTAGAGTTGCCAAGGAAAATGTTTCAGTAAAAATCCGTGGTTTCCCAGGCTAGATTGCTTTGAAAATATAAGATAAACGTGGCTGCAAAAGCACAGGTCATTCAGGAAACGGGACTACCTAACGCGTTCCATTGTGCAATGGGATCGCTTTTTGTTTAATCACCTTCATATGAATTTTCTTTCCAAGAATGGATTCACGGATTTTGAAATGTATTTGTGCTGGTAGCACATTCTGATTTGCTTTAGAAATAATCCTCAAGCGATTCCAAACTCATTTATTTGTAAAATGCCAGTATTGTTGAATTACTTTGCCAATCCAACATGGGACGCTTTGTTTCCGGAAGAAGGAATCTTGCATTTATTTTCCGAATTGCTTTTCGGAGGTGGGGAATATGAAAAAAAAGGCTCGATTATTGGAGAGTGTAGGATCAAAGAAACCTGTGTAAATGTAGAAAAAAAGTCGTTCAGATCTCAAAATGAATTTGAAATGTATTAAAGATGCATTTTGGATCCTTAATTTTATGAATGGAGATGTAGAaggcaaaagtttaaaaaaacatgtcTTGATAGGACACTCGTTGGAGGTCAGATGGACAATTGTGTTACATTTCAGGGGACGGAGAAAAACAATTTCTCGAAATGAAGGTCTATGTTATATGTGGAGACATTGGAGTAAATTGGCTTCTTCTCTTTTCAGCAGAGAAGATCAATAggggatttgattttttttaaatcatgtaaTAAGAAATGATAGTTACCAACTGTCGAGGTGCATAACCCAGAGTATATAGATTTACCATGTTATAGCCTTTTGCGATAATGCGATAATGTCGGGCCACAATTATAGTGGGACCTTATCTGACACTCTATATGccacaaagtgatggagcaacACAACGGGACAGACGGAgatcatggataagtgacgtctcTGATCAGGATCTTCTTCACACTAATTGTGGGGGCGAAGTATCTGATCAATATCCTGCAGTTATTTGTGTTTCTGTAATGGCTTTAATAGCACAGTCCCGTGAACCTATCCATGTCTGAGTTCATCCAACTTGCCTGTTAGGACACTGGCATAGAAATGaatcaagtcaagccaagtcaagtttatttgtcacatacacatacactatgtgcagtgaaatgagagtggcaatgattgtgcaacaaaaaaaattgcaattacagcatataaattaaaattaatacagaaaaaaaaatgtagtccctggagttatgatagttaacagtcctgatggcctgtgggaagaaactccgtcgcatcctctccgttttcacagcatgacagcggaggagtTTTCCTGACCgttgcagctggaacagtccgttgctggggtggtaggggtccccataATCtcgcttgctcttgatctgcacctcctgatgtataggtcctgcaggggggcgagtgtagttcccatggtgcgttctgccgaatgcattactctctgcagggccttcctgtcctgggcagagctgtccccaaaccagactgtgatgttgccggacaggatgctctctacagccccatgtCATTTGATTCATTGGCCCTACCCTCGCTCCCTCAGCCGTGTTCCTGTCGGCCTTGTTGATTAACTTGCTGTTGCTGACTTCTGCATCAAATCCTAAATTCTCATCTGCAGCACTACTGCTTTGGACCCCAAAGACCTAGCTTAAACCCGACCGAGTAGCAGCAGCAAATCTGCCCAGCAGGATACCGGTCGcactccagttcagatgcaacccttCCATCTCTGCCAACAAGAGATCCAGGTgataaatctgaatccctgccccctgcaactACTACTTAGTCAAATATAGAATTAgaattatgcagcatggaaacaggaccttcagcgcaTCCTGgctacgccgaccaagatgccccatctacactagttctacctgcccgtatttggcccatatcccaaaatacctttcctatcaatgtacttgtccaaatgtcttctaaatcaacaatgtcctctggcagctcgtactaTAAatgcatcaccctttgtgtggaaaagttaccactcaggttcccattaaacctttcccctctcttaaaactatgtcctttggttcttggttTTCTgggtactctggataaaagactccgtgcatagatcctatctattctcctcattatCTTGGGCACCTCTATAATAACAGCCCTTACcctcctgaactccaaggaataaatccctagcctgcccagcctctccctgtagcttagacCCTCATCCTGGCAAGGTTCTCATAAATGTTCTGTACAGTCCTTCGCACTTAACAACATCCTACCTGCAGCAggatgggtgaccaaaactgaacagaatactccaaatgtgacatcatcaatgtcttgtacaactgtaacataatatcccatcACCTATATTCAAtaaactgactgatgaaggtcaatggaccaaaagccttcttgatcaccctatctacctgtgaaatcactttcaaggaaatatgtacCTGCACTTTGAAATCACTCTGCTCTAAAATACTCTGCAGAGCCATGCCATTCCCTGTGAAGttcttgccctggtttgtctttccaaaatgcaacacctcacacttaaccgCATTAAACTGCCTCATTGCATATACCCAACTGATCAATAACCTGCAATTATTTTTATAACTATCTTTGCTACATACGATaccactcactttagtgtcatctgcaaatttactaatcatgccctcTGAATTCTCATCCAGATCCTGTATAtaatccacaaacagcaatggaccccacccctccctctccttccatgaaaccaaatcTATccatttgaaggtatttattcacaaaatgctggagtaactcagcaggtcaggcagcatctcgggagcgaaggaatgggtgacgtttcgggtcgagacccttcttcagactgatgtcaggggggcgggacaaaggaagagttctaatgagggtagttggccaaacgggggggtccaagaggagggggtccgttggagacaggagaaggggtcatcagtggggggtgaggactccttcccatggaaaaaggctcggaggcagaggcggcggaagaagagctccacgtcatggcggatgcagaactcgttgatgtgggggtggaggggaacaaaggtaaggcctctgctgaggacagaccgttcggtgtctgaaagggggaggtcaggggggatggtgaacacccggcaatggtgggggttggggtcggatggaggcaggggggcaggtggagggggaggggatgtatggtgagggggtggtcgGTTAGCAGGGcaaaggggggcatgaggaccgatgtggggagtacttggggtcgcctggctagagggggaaggggagacccagtggaacctgtagtagggggtgtgCAGTAGGACCCAGTAGTGCTGTGggagctgtgggcccagcgcggtgttgGTGGGCCGGGTGCTGCGGCCTGCGAGCCACAGCATATTTGGTTCAGTATAATGCTGCTCATGCCATTATGCAACTCATGAACATCATCTTGTCTGTTGATATTAACACCTTTTTGTGTTGTcctatagacaagagacaatagacaattgtgcaggagtaggccattcagccctttgagtcagcactgtcattcaatgtgatcatggctgatcattcataatcagtaccctgttcctgccttctccccataccccctgaccccgctatcattaagagcgctatctagctctctcttgaaagcatccagagaattggcctccactgccttctgaggcagagaattccacagatttacaactctctgactgaaaaagtttttcctcatctccgttctaaatggcctaccccttattcttaaactgtggcccctgattctggactcccccaacattgggaacatgtttcctgcctccaaaatgtccaatcccttaataatcttatatgtttcaataagatcccctctcgtcctaaattccagcatatacaggcctagttgctccagtctttcaacatatgacagtcccgccattccgggaattaacctagtgaacctacgcctcaatagctagaatatccttcctcaaatttgaagaccaaaactgcacacagtactccaggtgcggtctcactagggccctgtacaactgcagaaggacctctttgctcctatactcaactcctcttgtcataaaggctaacataccattagctttcttcactgcctgctgtacctgcatgctaactttaagtgactgatgagtcACCTGTTAGGACAAAAGGGGGGAttgaacaggtatatggattAGAAAGTTCTAGCGGAATATTAATGTTTTAgataagggaattaaatgtgacatctccaagtttgcggacgacacaaagttgggtggcagtgagctgcgatgaggatgctgtgaggctgcaggatgacttggatagattgggtgagtgggcagatgcatggcagatgcatatattgtggatacatgtgaggttatctactttggtggcaagaacaggaaggcagattagtatctaaatggtgtcagattaggaaaaggaaaggtgcaacaagacctgggtatgcttgtacatcaatcactgaaagtaaggatgtaggtacagcaggcagtgaagaaagcacgtTGGCCATTGCGAGACGATTTaatttaagagcaaggaggtcctgctgcagttatacagggccctgatgagaccgcacctggagtattgtgtgcaattttggtctcttaatttgaggaagggcattattgcgattgagggagtgtagtgtgatggcgggactgccacatgatgaaagaatgggtcgactgggcttgtgttcactggaatttagaaggatgagaagggatcatatagaaacatatacagatCATAttcagtggcggtgctggctcaaaaggtcaaatggcctcctcctgcacttatttttgctATGTGTCTCTGTTTCAAATATCAACTAtcagcgggcaggtggggctagtggatatgcagcatcttgtttggcatgagcaaattgggccgaagggccggtttctaagCTGTATTACTCTCTGATTCTGTAACCTGTTGAAGAAGTATAGAAGGACATaacaaaataggagcaggaatagaccacgcggcccctcaagcctgccgcaCCATTCACTaatgtcatggctgatctaccctgGACTTCATCTCCTCTTCTACACCAGTTCTCCATAGCTGTTCATTCCTTGCTTTATCTCTTTAAGTTTAAGAAAAATCGACCGCTTCTTTAAATACCTCGCCTGCACAACCTACAAGGGGAGAAGGTTCAtgagattcacgactctctgaaaaataaatattgtctggccattctctccacagttgctccctgacctgctgagttctttcagcactttCTTTGTTTTGCCCAAGTTTtcaacatttgcagtttcttacATCTCCACTACACGCATATGGCCTGGTTGTCAGATTAGTGTTTTATCacaaccttcccccccacccacccaaaaaACAAATCCCAGTTCATTGCATCTTCTCATCTTACAAAATCAAAAGTGGTGAAAAGGCATTGCTGCTCCAATGCTTCATTTATGTCTCTAATTCCAAGGAAACATATCAAAGCAATGCTACACTTACAGTTTCCTGATGGTCAATTAAACGACTTAATTTAATTGGATGTCCAAAAGCTCCGGGTTATTTAGCGACGGTGCTCGAGTACCTGACAGCGGAGGTCTTGGAACTGGCAGGCAACGCACAACAAAAAGACCAGGATCATCCCCCGCCACCTGCAGCTCACCATCCACAACGATGAGGAGCTCAACAAGCTGCTGGGTAGAGTCACATTCGCTCAGGGTGGAGTTTTGCCCAACATCCAGGCTGTGCTACTTCCCCCAAAAACAGGCCACCCCAACAAAGTTTACATTTAAATAACACCGACAAACCCAACTGCCCACAAAAACCTGTTTTAAGAGCCAGTAAATGTCTCTTTAAATAGTTTATCCTGATGTAATTTTTTCTTTAAATACTCAACTCTGGAGGTTAGTTCACCGATAttgcgtggaaatgggccccacggcccaccgagttcacgtcaaccatcaatcacccattcacagtgtTTTGTGTTATCCCAATTTGTTATGTACCCTATGCACAATAGTACAATTTaaaaagaccaattaatctacaaatgcaCACGTCTTTCtgatgtgggaggagacaggagCGCCAGTTATTTTATGGGGTCTCAGGAAAAATGTGCGAGGTCCACACAGaatgcacccaaggtcaggatcgaacctggggctctggccaCTGAATATTATTTGAAACATCGTAAATAGgttcaggaataggccattcagccc contains these protein-coding regions:
- the LOC144607422 gene encoding histone H1.5-like; its protein translation is MAENHEMEDVGNSGGGGVGVGGGSGGVDKATVDGKKRQRAPQRRKRRGSPTVTERVLSVAAATKRRRGISLAALKKTLSARGYNVSRNNTRVNRTVRQLVKKGSLVQTSGTGAQGSFRFNRSKSGQATSPDAGKGSSKEEAAKKQSAAKLTPAPSANSGRIKSRQAGKHKGAVKRRRVLQSHRRPQRLVGRSKPQARSRHPKTKSTKAKISNVTRGSKTSKKSRQGRPPANVPKRPADVKVL